In Canis lupus dingo isolate Sandy chromosome 25, ASM325472v2, whole genome shotgun sequence, one genomic interval encodes:
- the EXOSC8 gene encoding exosome complex component RRP43 isoform X1 — MQQRKSKSRTVEPLEYYRRFLKENCRPDGRELGEFRTTTVNIGSISTADGSALVKLGNTTVICGIKAEFAAPPTDAPDKGYVVPNVDLPPLCSSRFRSGPPGEEAQVASQFIADVIENSQIIQKEDLCISPGKLSWVLYCDIICLDYDGNILDACTFALLAALKNAQLPEVTINEETGLAEVNLKKKSYLNIRTHPVATSFAVFDDTLLIVDPTGEEEHLATGTLTVVMDEEGKLCCLHKPGGSGLTGAKLQDCMSRAVTRHKEVKKLMDEVIKSMKPK; from the exons ATGCAACAAAGGAAATCTAAAAGTAG GACTGTGGAACCTCTGGAGTATTACAGGAGATTTTTG AAAGAGAACTGCCGTCCTGATGGAAGAGAACTTGGTGAATTCAGAACCACAACTGTCAACATAG GTTCAATTAGTACTGCAGATGGTTCCGCTTTAGTGAAGCTGGGAAATACTACAGTAATTTGTGGAATTAAAGCG GAATTTGCAGCACCACCAACAGATGCCCCCGATAAAGGATATGTTG TTCCTAATGTGGATCTACCACCTCTGTGTTCATCGAGATTTCGATCTGGACCTCCTGGAGAAGAGGCCCAGGTGGCTAGCCAGTTCATTGCAGATGTCATTGAAAA TTCACAGATAATTCAGAAAGAGGACTTATGCATTTCTCCAGGAAAG CTTTCTTGGGTTCTGTACTGTGATATCATTTGCCTTGACTATGATGGGAACATCTTGGATGCCTGTACATTTGCTTTGTTAGcagctttaaaaaatg CACAGCTGCCCGAAGTtactataaatgaagaaactggttTAGCAGAAgttaatttaaagaagaaaagttacTTGAATATTAGAACTCATCCAGTTGCAACTTCCTTTGCTGTATTTGATGA CACTCTGCTCATAGTTGATCCTACTGGAGAGGAGGAACATCTGGCAACTGGAACCTTAACAGTAGTAATGGATGAGGAAGGCAAGCTATGTTGTCTTCACAAACCAG GTGGAAGTGGCCTGACTGGAGCTAAACTTCAGGATTGTATGAGCCGAGCAGTTACCAgacacaaagaagtaaaaaaactGATGGATGAAGTAATTAAGAGTATGAAACCCAAATAA
- the EXOSC8 gene encoding exosome complex component RRP43 isoform X2, whose product MAAGFKTVEPLEYYRRFLKENCRPDGRELGEFRTTTVNIGSISTADGSALVKLGNTTVICGIKAEFAAPPTDAPDKGYVVPNVDLPPLCSSRFRSGPPGEEAQVASQFIADVIENSQIIQKEDLCISPGKLSWVLYCDIICLDYDGNILDACTFALLAALKNAQLPEVTINEETGLAEVNLKKKSYLNIRTHPVATSFAVFDDTLLIVDPTGEEEHLATGTLTVVMDEEGKLCCLHKPGGSGLTGAKLQDCMSRAVTRHKEVKKLMDEVIKSMKPK is encoded by the exons ATGGCGGCCGGGTTCAA GACTGTGGAACCTCTGGAGTATTACAGGAGATTTTTG AAAGAGAACTGCCGTCCTGATGGAAGAGAACTTGGTGAATTCAGAACCACAACTGTCAACATAG GTTCAATTAGTACTGCAGATGGTTCCGCTTTAGTGAAGCTGGGAAATACTACAGTAATTTGTGGAATTAAAGCG GAATTTGCAGCACCACCAACAGATGCCCCCGATAAAGGATATGTTG TTCCTAATGTGGATCTACCACCTCTGTGTTCATCGAGATTTCGATCTGGACCTCCTGGAGAAGAGGCCCAGGTGGCTAGCCAGTTCATTGCAGATGTCATTGAAAA TTCACAGATAATTCAGAAAGAGGACTTATGCATTTCTCCAGGAAAG CTTTCTTGGGTTCTGTACTGTGATATCATTTGCCTTGACTATGATGGGAACATCTTGGATGCCTGTACATTTGCTTTGTTAGcagctttaaaaaatg CACAGCTGCCCGAAGTtactataaatgaagaaactggttTAGCAGAAgttaatttaaagaagaaaagttacTTGAATATTAGAACTCATCCAGTTGCAACTTCCTTTGCTGTATTTGATGA CACTCTGCTCATAGTTGATCCTACTGGAGAGGAGGAACATCTGGCAACTGGAACCTTAACAGTAGTAATGGATGAGGAAGGCAAGCTATGTTGTCTTCACAAACCAG GTGGAAGTGGCCTGACTGGAGCTAAACTTCAGGATTGTATGAGCCGAGCAGTTACCAgacacaaagaagtaaaaaaactGATGGATGAAGTAATTAAGAGTATGAAACCCAAATAA